In the Chloroflexia bacterium SDU3-3 genome, one interval contains:
- a CDS encoding DUF3379 domain-containing protein, with protein MVTCSHIRKELLLDATSADLEVQEHIRSCPACAAYARKHEQLDNATRCELRWEVPSDLTANLLTMTLSQAAFAAALSPQPKRWHVICAYIATTASILLSLLIGWQVFELVAAQVDVQAQITQAMALPGQWVAQLTQSMPQSRYVVDFAMRAHTQLLWLLMAAFVWAILDKWNPQQAIQQRQSA; from the coding sequence ATGGTCACATGTTCTCACATCCGCAAAGAGCTGCTGCTCGACGCCACCAGCGCCGACCTAGAGGTTCAAGAACATATTCGCTCGTGCCCAGCATGTGCGGCCTACGCGCGCAAGCACGAGCAGCTCGATAACGCCACCCGCTGCGAGCTGCGCTGGGAGGTGCCCTCAGATCTCACCGCCAACCTGCTGACGATGACACTGTCGCAGGCGGCCTTTGCCGCTGCGCTCAGCCCGCAGCCGAAGCGCTGGCATGTGATCTGTGCCTACATCGCCACCACCGCATCCATCCTGCTCTCGCTGCTGATCGGCTGGCAGGTATTCGAGCTTGTGGCCGCGCAGGTCGATGTGCAGGCCCAGATCACCCAGGCAATGGCGCTCCCCGGCCAGTGGGTCGCGCAGCTGACCCAGAGTATGCCACAAAGCCGCTACGTGGTAGACTTCGCCATGCGCGCCCACACCCAGCTGCTCTGGCTGCTGATGGCCGCATTTGTCTGGGCGATCCTTGACAAGTGGAACCCGCAGCAGGCGATCCAGC
- a CDS encoding sigma-70 family RNA polymerase sigma factor, with product MAEPSADIIGRAQAGDREAFAQIILSQQHYVYSIAMSVLKNPEDAADLTQEAFIRLCRALPQYNGESRFTTWLYRLVVNLGRDELRRRGRQVQIVPNAAEEDELDPMRQVADDDRWSNPADALDSQELRNQVRAALGQLEEHYRLVLTLYYFDDMKYSDIAEVLDMPLNTVKSHIRRGKERLATLLEAQEQGAQPPRVREVAAPPKVERNRQVSLFSPFATLGMAKAR from the coding sequence GTGGCCGAGCCATCTGCTGATATTATCGGACGCGCGCAGGCAGGGGATCGAGAGGCATTTGCCCAGATCATCCTGAGCCAGCAGCACTATGTCTACAGCATCGCGATGAGCGTGCTCAAAAATCCCGAAGACGCTGCTGACCTGACGCAAGAAGCCTTCATCCGCCTCTGTCGCGCTCTTCCCCAGTACAATGGCGAGAGCCGATTCACCACCTGGCTCTACCGCCTAGTGGTAAACTTGGGGCGCGATGAGCTGCGTCGCCGGGGGCGGCAGGTGCAGATCGTACCAAATGCCGCCGAAGAGGATGAGCTAGACCCCATGCGGCAGGTGGCCGACGACGACCGCTGGTCGAACCCCGCCGATGCGCTTGACTCGCAGGAGCTGCGGAATCAGGTGCGCGCCGCCCTGGGCCAACTCGAAGAGCACTACCGCCTAGTGCTCACCCTCTACTACTTTGATGATATGAAGTACTCGGATATTGCCGAGGTGCTTGATATGCCTCTGAACACTGTCAAGAGCCATATTCGGCGCGGGAAAGAGCGGCTGGCAACGCTGCTTGAAGCCCAGGAGCAAGGTGCCCAACCGCCGCGCGTGCGCGAGGTCGCTGCGCCGCCCAAGGTCGAGCGGAACCGCCAGGTATCGCTGTTCAGCCCATTTGCCACTCTGGGCATGGCAAAGGCGAGGTAG
- a CDS encoding anti-sigma regulatory factor, which yields MAQGKVAVIRSDLDIVIARTLARDTAKALGFGAIDQARIATAVSELARNIFLYAGTGNVTVREIERTGRKGIEIVCEDQGPGIANIDLVMQDGYSTSRGMGMGLPGAKRLMDEFDIRSSEGQGTTITCRKWRT from the coding sequence ATGGCGCAGGGTAAAGTTGCGGTAATCCGCAGCGACCTCGATATCGTCATCGCCCGAACCCTCGCCCGCGACACCGCCAAGGCCCTGGGCTTCGGCGCGATCGATCAGGCGCGGATTGCAACCGCGGTGAGCGAGCTTGCGCGTAATATCTTCCTGTACGCAGGTACGGGGAACGTTACAGTGCGCGAGATCGAACGCACTGGGCGCAAGGGTATCGAGATTGTCTGCGAAGACCAAGGTCCAGGTATCGCTAACATCGATCTCGTGATGCAAGACGGCTATAGTACCTCACGTGGTATGGGTATGGGTCTTCCGGGCGCGAAGCGCCTGATGGATGAGTTCGACATCCGCTCATCAGAAGGCCAGGGCACCACCATCACGTGTCGGAAATGGCGTACCTAG
- a CDS encoding STAS domain-containing protein: MESLRIPILKIENVLIASIQVALHDASAVQFKDDLLQRIYETKARGLIVDLTAVDVVDSFIGRLISDIAAMAGLMGTRVVITGLQPAVAITLVELGLELRGVLTALNLEKGLAILRRQVEESGDGAG, encoded by the coding sequence TTGGAAAGCCTCCGGATCCCGATCCTCAAAATTGAAAATGTCTTGATTGCATCGATTCAGGTCGCTCTTCATGATGCGTCCGCCGTGCAGTTCAAAGACGATCTTCTCCAGCGCATCTATGAGACAAAAGCGCGTGGGCTGATTGTCGACTTGACCGCCGTCGATGTCGTCGACAGTTTCATTGGCCGCCTCATCAGCGACATCGCCGCTATGGCCGGCCTCATGGGTACGCGTGTGGTGATCACTGGATTACAACCAGCAGTGGCAATCACACTTGTTGAGCTTGGGCTTGAGCTTCGGGGCGTCCTAACCGCTCTGAACCTCGAAAAAGGTCTTGCTATCCTTCGTCGACAGGTTGAGGAGAGTGGTGATGGCGCAGGGTAA